The genomic region TTTAGAATTAAGTAATCTATCCACATTGATGGAATTGCATTTAAATTACAACCAACTTAGTGGCAACATACCCCCAGAACTCGCTAAAATACCCAATTTAAACAGGCTGTTTTTACTATCAAATAACTTAAGTGGTACCATCCCGCCAGAACTTGGACAAATTACAACGCTCAACATGTTGTGGTTAGGTGAAAATAATCTAAGTGGAACGATTCCTAATTCACTAGGTAATTTAACTTTTTTGTTTTCGTTGATGTTAAATCATAATCAATTAATTGGTGAAATTCCTTCAAGTTTCAAAAGTTTAAATAACCTGAATAGTATTTGGTTAAATAATAATTCTTTATCGGGCGGGATGCAGGAATTCCTTCATTTATCTTCTGCGCTACAATTCTGTGATATATCTAATAATGAGTTCGAGGGTAAACTTCCAGATCATACTAAAAACACACACTTAAATTTTCTGAACTTCTCTGAAAATCAATTCCAATTCGGCGATTTTGAAGACCAATTTACATATCTACAAAATAATGTATCTACTTTTATAGATAACCCCCAAGCAAAAGTAAACGATTCCAAAACCCTTACTCCATGCGCAAATACCAATGTTACACTAAGCACGGTTGTAAGTGGAAAAGCTAATAAGTATCAATGGTTTAAAGATGGGGTTGAAATAAGTGGGGCAAATAGTGCCGATTTTACCATTTCCAATGTGCAATCTTCCGATAATGGGGAATATTCATGTAAGATTAGCAGTACCATAGTTACAGATTTAGTCTTGGAAAGAAACCCAATTACTATAAACGTAAATAATAATGTACCAGCAGCTAGCATTATTGGTGATTTTTACGAATGTGATATTGACAATGATGGTTTTGCTACATTTTCTATCGACGTGAACGCGTTGGAAAATCAACTAACACAAGGCCAGAGCGGATTATCCATTTCGTACTTTGACACATCTGGAAACCCAATCAATCTAATTTCTTCTTATACAAATAACACTGCAGATAAAGAAATAATTACAGCTAGGGTTACCAATGCATCTGGATGTTTTGATGAGACACAGTTTTCATTCATTGCTATCCCATCCCCAGTAGCAGACAGCCCAAGCAATGTAGAGGTATGCAATTCTTATGTGCTTCCTAAACTAAATTCGGGAAACTATTTTACGGAGCCAAATGGAAGTGGAAATATGCTTGTTGATGGCGACAGCATAAGTAGTACCCAAACTCTCTATGTGTATGCTGAAAACGTAAATGCTTCTTTTAAATGCTCTGATGAAAACCAATTTACCATAACAATCCTCAACGCTTTGGAAGACATCCCTTTAGACGTTGAAGCATGTGATAGTTATGTGTTGCCGCCATTAAATTCTGGAAACTATTTTACGGGTTCTGGAGGAACGGGAACACCTTTGTTTACCGGAGACGAAATTACAAGTTCACAAATTATCTATGTTTATAAGGAAAAGAAAACCGCCACCACTATTTGTACCAATGAAAATTCGTTTTCTATTATCATAAGTACAACCCCCACCGCGAATCCAATAACAGATATTTCAATTTGTGATGATGATTTGGATGGAACGACTCGTTTTAATCTAAGCCTACAAGATATGGAGAAGCAACTTTTGGGAGGGCAATCTAACATGATTGTAAGTTTTTATCATCAAAATGGAGATGAAATAACCAATTTTTCATCGGTTACCAATCAGATTCCTTTTAAAGAAACGATTACTGCCAGAGTTTCCAATAATTTTGGCTGTTACAAGGAAACGAGCTTTAACTTAATTGTAAATACACCTGCCCCAAATAACTTGTCAACAAATTTAGCCATTTGCGCTTCAAACGGAGAGCAAATTTCTATAAACACACAACTCTCAAGTACCGATTACACTTTTAAATGGTTACCGACAGGAGAAACTACTCCTTCAATTCAAGTAGATCAGTCAGGAATATATTCTGTTGAAATTCAAAATAAATTAACATCTTGCTCCATCACTTATACTACTGAGGTAAAAGAATCCCTTTCTCCAGTAATTACAGGTGTGATGGTAAATGGAAATACGGTGGAAGTAATTGCTGAGGGTAACTTAGACGATCTTCTTTATCAATTAAATTCGGATGAGCCGCAAAGAAGCAACATTTTCCCAAATGTTCCGGGAGGATCTCATATAGTAAGAGTAATTAGCCAGGTTTGTGGGAGCGATAGCAGAAAAATAAATGTAATTGACTTCCCAAAATTCTTCACTCCAAATGGAGATGGTTATAACGATTATTGGCAAATACTAGGATTGAACCCTAACACACAAGCACTTTCAGAGATTTATATTTATGATCGGTACGGAAAACTAATTTCTAAAATAAATCCTTTAAGTAACGGGTGGGATGGAACTTTTAACGGTTTTCCTCTACCTGCATCAGACTATTGGTTTAGTGTACAGCTTGAAGACGGAGAGAATTTCATAGGCCATTTTAGCTTAAAAAGATGATCCCTAAATATAGTTTCGCTTTCTGAACTCATTAAACCTAGCTCAACCAATCTTTAAAATCTTTTACCCGCTCACGGCTTACAATGATTTCTTGTTCATTAAAATTCAAAAGTTTTAATTGCAATCGAGCGTTGGTATAGCTTATAATGTCTTTTACCGCATCAATATTAATACAGAACTTTCGGTTCACCCTAAAAAATTTCTCTGGGTTTAATTCTTCCTGGACAGTCTCTAAACTGCCATCCAACAAATAACTCCGGTTTTCCATGGTATGCAAATACGTTCCCTTGTTTTCACTGTAAAAACAAACAACCTCGTCCAATGGAATAAGTTTTATATGCTGTCCTACTTTTACCGTAAAGCGCTTTCTGTATTCGCGTTCCAGCGGATTTACTAAAAGCTTTTTAATATCCTCGAAGTTTAGTTGCACTTCCCTGTTGATCGGTTTGAAGTCTTGATATTTTTTCACTGCTAGTTCCAATTCTTCATCATCAATTGGTTTTAAAAGGTAATCAATGCTGTTCAGCTTAAAAGCCTGCAAAGCATACTCATCATAAGCCGTAGTAAAAATAATAGCACTTTTTACGGTGATTACATCAAAAATTTCAAATGAGAGTCCATCTGATAATTGAATATCCAAAAATATAAGGTCCGGATGGGTGTTGTTGGAGAACCAAGCGATGGATTCTTCTACGGAATGCAGCACTTGGGAAACTTGCACATTAAGACTTTCCAACATTCGCTGCAGTCTTCTGGCTGAGGGAGCTTCATCTTCTATAATTATTACATTCATAATTTTTACATCTTACCAATTTATCCCAAGGACTGTTCATGCTGTTTCTCTTCTTCCATGTATTTATCAATTTGCTGCTGCTCCCATTCTTTAGAGAAAAAAATGTTTCTTCCAAAGGTATGCAACGCATGAAAGATTAATCCAATACCCCAAAAAGCCATCGTTAAAAAATTAGTCCATTGCCAAAAACTTTCTCCGGTTTTTAGGGTAGAAATAAAGAAGTGTACCATTATAAAGCCGTTTATAATTAGAAAAACCGCCAAATGCGAATAAAAACTTTTAAGTTCTTTCACCCTTCTTTTCGCCTTTTGTAATTTAAGGTTATAATTTTGATTTGTCATAATGCACGCTTTATTCCCAACGGGAGGATTTATAATTATCGTTATCCTTTTCCATATACTCTTTTATTTTACGTTCTTCCCAGTTTTTGGAAAATGCGGGGTTCCAACCATATATTTTAGCGGCATGAAACAAGAGTCCGATTCCCCACGGTCCGGCTGCCCACAAAAACCAAGGATACCTCCATTGGTCTATATAATAATTTATAGCTGCCAAGACACTTATAACTAACACGTAGGAAGTTAAACTGTTGTAGAACTTTTTTAATTCTTCCACCCGTTCTTTAGCCTTTAAATATTTGTTTTGTTTGTCTAGATTTTCCATAGTATTATTTTTTAAAAATCTTTTTCCATATACTCACGTATCTTTCGCTCTTCCCATCGTTTGCCCCACAGAGGGTTGTACCCAAAGGCTTGCATTCCATGGGTAAGCAAACCGATTCCCCAACCTAAGGTTGGAAAAATAATCCAAGGGAAACTGGTGGTTTGGTAATTTAGCCATGCCAAGAATGGTATCACGATTAAGTAGGCCGTTAAGTTTCCATAAAACCCTTTTATGGCATCAACGCGTTCTTTGGCCCTTTTGTAACGCTTGTCTTGAATGTATGTTTCTTGTGTTGTCATTGTTGCAATTTGTTTTGTTAACATTGGTATTTTTACTTGAAAGGATTTTTTATCCTTTTCTATAATCACATCCCTATCTGTTAGGAGATGGTAACGCTGCTGAATATTTACAAGTCCTACCCCACTACTTTTTTTAAGTACAGATTTTGGCTGAAGGTTGTTTGTAACTATTAAATAATTATCACTTTCTGTGATGGTAATTTTCAAGGGGTTTGTTGGATTTACCTGATTGTGCTTTACTGAATTCTCCAAAAGCAATTGTAGTGATAGTGGCACTACTTTAGCTTCTTTGTGCGATAAACTATCGGATACATTAAAAAGGATGCTGTCTTCAAATCGCATTCTTAGCAAACTTATATAAGTATGGGCAAAACTTAACTCCTCCTCTACAGTAACCAGTTCCTTATTTTTTTGTTCCA from Galbibacter sp. BG1 harbors:
- a CDS encoding 2TM domain-containing protein gives rise to the protein MTNQNYNLKLQKAKRRVKELKSFYSHLAVFLIINGFIMVHFFISTLKTGESFWQWTNFLTMAFWGIGLIFHALHTFGRNIFFSKEWEQQQIDKYMEEEKQHEQSLG
- a CDS encoding 2TM domain-containing protein — translated: MENLDKQNKYLKAKERVEELKKFYNSLTSYVLVISVLAAINYYIDQWRYPWFLWAAGPWGIGLLFHAAKIYGWNPAFSKNWEERKIKEYMEKDNDNYKSSRWE
- a CDS encoding 2TM domain-containing protein, with the protein product MINIIKELGRAFFIGVIIFLIINLINFVNGHIPSFDQSLITKFLINQVFTITLYFAHSTFIRYLIGRYGRKIFTIPVMSIFLVISLVITSILTFFLNAFGLMVRYGTDFQNALGNQRIADFVPTLVITVIISFSFLAFYYYKTKQESKFKEQKVIAGRATAQFESLKNQLDPHFLFNSLNVLTSLIDENPQAAQKFTTSLSKVYRYVLEQKNKELVTVEEELSFAHTYISLLRMRFEDSILFNVSDSLSHKEAKVVPLSLQLLLENSVKHNQVNPTNPLKITITESDNYLIVTNNLQPKSVLKKSSGVGLVNIQQRYHLLTDRDVIIEKDKKSFQVKIPMLTKQIATMTTQETYIQDKRYKRAKERVDAIKGFYGNLTAYLIVIPFLAWLNYQTTSFPWIIFPTLGWGIGLLTHGMQAFGYNPLWGKRWEERKIREYMEKDF
- a CDS encoding LytR/AlgR family response regulator transcription factor, coding for MNVIIIEDEAPSARRLQRMLESLNVQVSQVLHSVEESIAWFSNNTHPDLIFLDIQLSDGLSFEIFDVITVKSAIIFTTAYDEYALQAFKLNSIDYLLKPIDDEELELAVKKYQDFKPINREVQLNFEDIKKLLVNPLEREYRKRFTVKVGQHIKLIPLDEVVCFYSENKGTYLHTMENRSYLLDGSLETVQEELNPEKFFRVNRKFCINIDAVKDIISYTNARLQLKLLNFNEQEIIVSRERVKDFKDWLS
- a CDS encoding T9SS type B sorting domain-containing protein yields the protein MNRLLLLLFFFLLHSKTIYSQVSTTEKAALQILFNSLGGPNWNSETDADPTNDWDFSGPVTNNWFGITVVGGHVVEIDLNADNNDPFTKHNLSGTIPIEIQDLQYLNLIDLSDGKIAGEIPKEITKLKNLKYLNLSNNILGGSIPIEITNMISLETLILGSNSYNSTTIYPEYVNLTNLHTLDLRGTNSIGSIPTSFGSFPKIEILRLGSNELSGTIPLELSNLSTLMELHLNYNQLSGNIPPELAKIPNLNRLFLLSNNLSGTIPPELGQITTLNMLWLGENNLSGTIPNSLGNLTFLFSLMLNHNQLIGEIPSSFKSLNNLNSIWLNNNSLSGGMQEFLHLSSALQFCDISNNEFEGKLPDHTKNTHLNFLNFSENQFQFGDFEDQFTYLQNNVSTFIDNPQAKVNDSKTLTPCANTNVTLSTVVSGKANKYQWFKDGVEISGANSADFTISNVQSSDNGEYSCKISSTIVTDLVLERNPITINVNNNVPAASIIGDFYECDIDNDGFATFSIDVNALENQLTQGQSGLSISYFDTSGNPINLISSYTNNTADKEIITARVTNASGCFDETQFSFIAIPSPVADSPSNVEVCNSYVLPKLNSGNYFTEPNGSGNMLVDGDSISSTQTLYVYAENVNASFKCSDENQFTITILNALEDIPLDVEACDSYVLPPLNSGNYFTGSGGTGTPLFTGDEITSSQIIYVYKEKKTATTICTNENSFSIIISTTPTANPITDISICDDDLDGTTRFNLSLQDMEKQLLGGQSNMIVSFYHQNGDEITNFSSVTNQIPFKETITARVSNNFGCYKETSFNLIVNTPAPNNLSTNLAICASNGEQISINTQLSSTDYTFKWLPTGETTPSIQVDQSGIYSVEIQNKLTSCSITYTTEVKESLSPVITGVMVNGNTVEVIAEGNLDDLLYQLNSDEPQRSNIFPNVPGGSHIVRVISQVCGSDSRKINVIDFPKFFTPNGDGYNDYWQILGLNPNTQALSEIYIYDRYGKLISKINPLSNGWDGTFNGFPLPASDYWFSVQLEDGENFIGHFSLKR